The following is a genomic window from Leptospira selangorensis.
ATGATCCTACCCACCCCGATGCGATCCAGATCGGGCCTAAAAAAGGCTATGTAGAAATGCCGAACGTAAATATAGTCACCGAAATGACGGACATGATCTCTGCTTCCAGATCTTATGAGGCAAACGTCCAGATGATCAACGGATCCAAGGCGATGTTCAACAAAGCCTTAGAGATCGGAAGAGCTTAATAGGAGAGAAGAATGAACGTAGATTTTAATTCTAAACTTTGGTACAATTATAACTCGGGATATTCCGATTCTCGTTTTCCTCTTTCTCCTAAGGGAGATAAAGTTTCCGTAAAGATAGACGACCAACGTCATTACGGAGATGTTAAAGAACCGGTGGCTCCCGACTATGTTGCCGAAAGTTTTTCAGAAGCAATGAGAAATGCATTCAACTCTGTAAACGAACTACAGGTAGAAGCAGACGAACTGACTCAAAAAATGGTATATGATCCAAACAGTGTGGACGCTCATGAAGTGATGGTAGCTTCTGAAAAAGCAAGAGTGGCACTCACATTCACTAAAACTTTAGCTGATGGTGTTGTAAGAGCTTACAGAGACCTTACTTCCATGAGATAATTTTTCTAATTCGAATTTCGATTAGACTAATCTATTCCTAAAATACAATAAGACCATGCCTGAGTTACTGGGATGGTTTTCAGATGGGATGATCCTCTTCGGAGGATTTCTTTCATTCTTGCTTGCAATCGGAGAATTTCCTTCCGACAGAAAACATAAATTCCAGGTTTTACTTTCTCTTACCCTTATCTCCTTAGGATTTATGCAACTTTCCGGTTCTTTGGTCCTAAACCCGAATGCAGGTCGGGATCTAAACCTAAAACTTTGGAATCTTCCTCTTTTGTATCTTCCGCCAACTTTTGCTTTTTTATCTCTTCTAGCTTTCTTGGAAGAAGATTTCAGATATAAGTCCATACATCTGTTCTTCTTCCTTCCGTTCTTACTTTGTTTAGGACTGGTTTTGTTTTTCCGATTGGGAGAATATCCGAGTAACTCTTTCCAGATCCAATGGAGTACGCAAGATCCGATTTCCGGAACAGGGATCCTCTATTTGGGAGCTGGGATTTTTTCTTTAGGTTTTGTTTTTCCGATTTTCAAGATACTTCTCCAAATCTCCGAATTGAAATTTAAGATCTTATTCGGGATTTTTGCATTAGATTGTTTGACTGTTTCCGTTTTTGGGATCGTCGGACTGATCTTTCATCCTATCTTTTTGAAACTTGCACTTTTAACAGTGACTCTTGCTGTTTCACTTGTATATTATATCCGCAGAAAATATTTCTATTTTCCGGAAACAATTCAATCCGATCTAGCTAAGACAAAATATTCCAGGACCCGGTTAGAAGGATTAAAAATCGATCCTATATTAGAAAAACTGAACTTTCTATTCGAATCCGAAAAGATCCATCGAAGAGAAGATCTGTCATTGGCTGAACTTGCAAAAGAATTATCCCTAACCACTCACCAATTTTCGGAACTGATCAATAATCGGATCGGAAAAGGATATTTTTCTTTGATCAACCACCATCGGATAGAAGATGCAAAACAACTTTTGTCTGAAACGGATAAAACCGTTTTGGAAATCGCAATGACTGTCGGATTTAATAATCGTTCTTCTTTTAATGAGGCTTTTTTGAAACTTACCCAAAAAACTCCGATTTCTTATCGAAAAATGTGTAAACCTTTATAACGCCGGACGACCTGTCTCTCGAAACAGTGTATCTTCTTCTC
Proteins encoded in this region:
- the fliE gene encoding flagellar hook-basal body complex protein FliE codes for the protein MNVDFNSKLWYNYNSGYSDSRFPLSPKGDKVSVKIDDQRHYGDVKEPVAPDYVAESFSEAMRNAFNSVNELQVEADELTQKMVYDPNSVDAHEVMVASEKARVALTFTKTLADGVVRAYRDLTSMR
- a CDS encoding helix-turn-helix domain-containing protein, with protein sequence MPELLGWFSDGMILFGGFLSFLLAIGEFPSDRKHKFQVLLSLTLISLGFMQLSGSLVLNPNAGRDLNLKLWNLPLLYLPPTFAFLSLLAFLEEDFRYKSIHLFFFLPFLLCLGLVLFFRLGEYPSNSFQIQWSTQDPISGTGILYLGAGIFSLGFVFPIFKILLQISELKFKILFGIFALDCLTVSVFGIVGLIFHPIFLKLALLTVTLAVSLVYYIRRKYFYFPETIQSDLAKTKYSRTRLEGLKIDPILEKLNFLFESEKIHRREDLSLAELAKELSLTTHQFSELINNRIGKGYFSLINHHRIEDAKQLLSETDKTVLEIAMTVGFNNRSSFNEAFLKLTQKTPISYRKMCKPL